The window GCTCGGTCATGAGCCAGGCACTTCTTGGCGAGACCCTGGATATTCATGGCGGCGGTCTCGATCTGCAGTTTCCCCATCACGAAAATGAACTGGCACAATCTGAATCGGACACAGGAAAAACTTTTTCACGAATCTGGATGCACAATGGCTTGCTGAAACTGAGCAGCGGTAAGATGGCGGGCTCGATTGGGAATGTCCTCAACGTTGCTGATGCATTGAAGCATGTCAGTGGCGAAGTGTTGCGGTTCTTTATCCTGAATACCCATTATCGTTCGCCGATTGATCTGGGCGAATGGGATCCGAAGAACCCATCTCAACCGATACCCACGGCACTGGAAAGCGCCAGAAAAGCATACATGGGCTTTATCCGTTTTGCAGAACGGTTTGAGCGTATAACAGGTGAGAACCTGTACCAACAGAAAACAGCTTCTGACACGTTAGCCAATGTTGCGTATATTCCTGAGCTGCAATCACTGGTCAATCGTTTTCATGAGCACATGGACGACGACTTTAATACTGGTGGCGCAACTGCCGTACTATTTGAAGTATTGACCTTTCTGAATAAGTTTGCAGACCAGGCAAAACTGGAAAGTACGACCTCGCCAAGTGCAGAAAACCTGTACATATTCAAGCTGGGATCAAACGTCCTGCTCGATCTGGGCAGGTTACTAGGATTGTTTTACCAGACACCTGGAAGCAATGACAGAAAACAGGATAATCAGCTTGTTGATGGATTAATGCAGTTAATGATCGATCTAAGAAACAACCTCAGGGGCGAAGCTAAGAAAATTGCTGACAAGGCTAATCCCACCAAGCAGGCCCTGTTTCAACAGACAGATATCATTCGAACTAGATTAAATGAATTGGGCATTGTGCTGGAAGATCGTCCAACTGGAACCAGTTGGCGTATCGAAAGTAAATGACAATAAGATTCATCAAAATTCTGTAAGGGCTGGCTGTGGATGCACGTACCCTGGAACTGCTGGAATTTGATAAGGTACGCCAGGCTGTTGCTGCACGTACCATTACTTCGCTTGGTCAGGAGCTTGCAGGACAAATCGCACCATTATCTGAAATCAGCGTCATTGATCGCCAATTGACACTGGTAACCGAGATGACGGAGGCGTTGAATGCCAAACTGTCACCGCCCTTGAGTGGCGTTTCAGATATTCGCATGTTGCTTCGCCGTGCTTCGATTGGCAGCATGTTGAGTGCGAGTGAAATCAACAAGGTGAAGGAAGTACTGGAAGCCACCGGCGCTGTGTTTCGGTACAGAATGAAACTGGAACCACGCTGGCATTATCTGATTAATCTGCTGGCTAAAATCGAAGATATGGGCAATCTGGCCAGAACGATTGAAGGCTCAATCGATGCTCGGAGTCAAGTTCTCGACATGGCCAGCCCGGCTTTGTCCAGCATCCGATTCAGGTTGCATGAACTCGAAGAACGCATTCAGTTGGAATTAAAACGCATCTTGCGAGACCCGGTTGTTCGTTCGGCATTGCGGTTTCCAAATACCACTCTGTCAGGCGATCATCATGTATTACCCGTAGCCATCAATCACAGGCAAAAAGTGCCCGGTGTTGTGCATCGCACCAGCAGCAGTGGCGATACCGTTTACATCGAACCAGCATCGTTGGCGAACTACAACGCTGAACGGTCTTTGATCAAGGTGGAGGAAGAAAAAGAGATTTCCAGAATCCTCCGGCATCTAACAGCTCAGATCGCCCAGGTGGCCAAACTGCTACAGGTAGCCCTGGAACATTTAGCACAGTTGGACCTGATTCAGGCAAAATCGAAATACAGCATCGATTATGACATGCATCGCCCCAACATCACGACGGAGAATACGCTATGGCTACATAATGCTCGTCATCCCGTCTTGTTGCAACTGTTTCGGACTGCATCTACAGAATTGCCTGGGAAGCAGGTTGTGCCTATTGATGTCAGACTAGGCTCAGAGTACGACATTCTCGTAATCACTGGGCCAAACACCGGTGGTAAGACTGTTACGCTTAAAACCGTTGGCCTGCTTTGCATCATGGCTCAGTCGGGTATGCATATACCAGCCCTGCCCGGCAGCACGACTCCATTGCTGCAGCATGTACTTGCCGATATTGGCGATGAGCAAAGCCTGGAGCAATCACTGAGTACCTTCAGCTCCCATATATCCCGAATCCGGGATATCTTCAAAGTCTGCAATGAACATACGCTGATTCTGCTGGATGAACTGGGTGCAGGTACCGACCCCTCTGAAGGTGCAGCCATTGGCAGGGCCATACTGGATCAATTAATTGGCAGAAAATGTCTCGCTTTGGTAACGACACACCTTGGCGACTTGAAAACCTATGCATTTCACAATGCCCGAGCTGAAAATGCCGCAGTGGAATTTGATGTTGCCAGCCTGCAGCCGACCTACAGGTTGCTCGTTGGTCAATTTGGGCGCAGTTGTGCACTACAAATAGCCAAGCGATTGGAATTGCCAGCGGAGTTGATGAAGCGTGCCAGGCATTATCTTCGAAAACGCAAGCAACGCAACCACAGTGAGATGGAGAAAT of the Planctomycetia bacterium genome contains:
- a CDS encoding cysteine--tRNA ligase is translated as MTLSIYNTLSRRKETFHKSPGETVTMYVCGPTVYKQSHIGHMVGPVIFDAVKRFLQFRGYHVKWVVNITDVDDKLIIRAKEKNTTVRALAEEMTEDYKKCLEQLNVTSIDAFPRATEHIDGMIAMMTRLIDKGYAYAAEGDVYFDISKDEDYGKLCNRNPEQLEAGARIEVTGKKRNPGDFALWKAAKPGEPAWDSPWGSGRPGWHIECSVMSQALLGETLDIHGGGLDLQFPHHENELAQSESDTGKTFSRIWMHNGLLKLSSGKMAGSIGNVLNVADALKHVSGEVLRFFILNTHYRSPIDLGEWDPKNPSQPIPTALESARKAYMGFIRFAERFERITGENLYQQKTASDTLANVAYIPELQSLVNRFHEHMDDDFNTGGATAVLFEVLTFLNKFADQAKLESTTSPSAENLYIFKLGSNVLLDLGRLLGLFYQTPGSNDRKQDNQLVDGLMQLMIDLRNNLRGEAKKIADKANPTKQALFQQTDIIRTRLNELGIVLEDRPTGTSWRIESK
- a CDS encoding DNA strand exchange inhibitor protein is translated as MDARTLELLEFDKVRQAVAARTITSLGQELAGQIAPLSEISVIDRQLTLVTEMTEALNAKLSPPLSGVSDIRMLLRRASIGSMLSASEINKVKEVLEATGAVFRYRMKLEPRWHYLINLLAKIEDMGNLARTIEGSIDARSQVLDMASPALSSIRFRLHELEERIQLELKRILRDPVVRSALRFPNTTLSGDHHVLPVAINHRQKVPGVVHRTSSSGDTVYIEPASLANYNAERSLIKVEEEKEISRILRHLTAQIAQVAKLLQVALEHLAQLDLIQAKSKYSIDYDMHRPNITTENTLWLHNARHPVLLQLFRTASTELPGKQVVPIDVRLGSEYDILVITGPNTGGKTVTLKTVGLLCIMAQSGMHIPALPGSTTPLLQHVLADIGDEQSLEQSLSTFSSHISRIRDIFKVCNEHTLILLDELGAGTDPSEGAAIGRAILDQLIGRKCLALVTTHLGDLKTYAFHNARAENAAVEFDVASLQPTYRLLVGQFGRSCALQIAKRLELPAELMKRARHYLRKRKQRNHSEMEKLQAAREQAELARHQAHLAEVNALQLKKEYELQQQELQKQKKYEEMLNQFRISLRPGQTVSVDRFDQPGTVVRVDRSRGIVVIKAGLGQWEVGLNEIKPSQGL